One Echinicola strongylocentroti DNA window includes the following coding sequences:
- a CDS encoding YpdA family putative bacillithiol disulfide reductase produces the protein MKKIDVLIVGAGPIGLACGIEAEKNGLDYVILEKGTLVNSIFNYPVNMTFFSTSEKLEMGGVPFMSVNKQPTRHEALEYYRRIAKHFELNIHLYEAVRSVEKQESGEFLVHAEKGSYLADKVILSTGFYDIPNKLNVPGEELPKVTHYYKEPWPYIGQKVIVVGGGNSGVDVALETWRKGAEVTLVLKEPSVDQNVKYWVLPDIENRIKEGSIKAYFNSAIKEIRKDNVLIATAEGEVVLENDFVLAMTGYRPNFELLDQLGVQLTLDEKRRPCFDGNQESNVSGLYLAGVVCGGLNTREFFIENTIVHAEAIFTDIMNKREQLVK, from the coding sequence ATGAAAAAGATAGATGTTTTGATAGTAGGGGCGGGTCCTATTGGGTTGGCCTGCGGTATTGAAGCCGAAAAAAACGGATTGGATTATGTCATCCTTGAAAAGGGAACATTGGTCAATTCTATTTTTAATTATCCTGTGAACATGACCTTCTTTTCCACTTCCGAAAAGCTGGAGATGGGAGGGGTTCCTTTTATGTCTGTAAATAAGCAGCCTACCCGTCATGAGGCGTTGGAGTATTATAGGCGTATAGCAAAGCATTTTGAGCTGAACATCCACCTCTATGAAGCGGTGAGAAGTGTCGAAAAGCAAGAGAGTGGGGAGTTTTTGGTCCATGCTGAGAAAGGAAGCTATCTGGCCGATAAGGTGATTCTGTCCACGGGATTTTATGATATTCCGAACAAGCTGAATGTGCCAGGTGAGGAACTTCCAAAAGTCACGCATTATTACAAAGAGCCATGGCCGTACATTGGCCAAAAGGTCATTGTCGTGGGTGGTGGTAACTCTGGCGTGGATGTGGCCTTGGAGACTTGGAGAAAAGGAGCAGAAGTGACCTTGGTATTGAAAGAACCATCTGTAGACCAAAATGTGAAATACTGGGTGTTGCCAGATATAGAAAATCGAATCAAGGAGGGATCCATTAAAGCGTACTTCAACAGCGCTATCAAAGAAATCCGGAAAGACAACGTCCTTATAGCCACAGCTGAGGGAGAAGTGGTCTTGGAAAACGATTTTGTGCTGGCCATGACGGGCTATAGGCCCAACTTTGAATTATTGGACCAGCTGGGGGTACAATTGACGTTGGATGAAAAGCGTCGGCCATGTTTTGATGGCAACCAAGAGTCAAATGTCTCCGGGCTATACCTTGCTGGGGTGGTGTGTGGAGGCCTCAATACAAGAGAGTTTTTTATAGAAAATACGATAGTTCATGCTGAGGCCATCTTTACGGATATCATGAACAAGCGAGAGCAACTGGTGAAGTAG
- a CDS encoding sensor histidine kinase, with protein sequence MIDKIKNAWDRFTTVEPTQELETKIFTSAALIIVVYLKAMVVLNLLYGQFRLAFILLATSAVVLVFYVIGKSKKNFKWGIRTLGFMGYPIIGINFFLNDGIEGPSFYIFLMVHVLILAILPIRAFWLWTLYNFLFFIGLYYIDLYHPALIPENYTGTEMKLVDHTITYLACLLGIMIIIIALKWNYQKQKLKNDKNSIALQKANKELSGNNDQKNKIIALISHDLKNPLLSITKILELVNEGELTKEETEAVMKELYIIASNAQRMSEEILDWATVELKNNTAKFKRVNFKEHCDSMLTIYTSMARQKRIDIEVSFNGSQTITTDIDRLLLIMRNLLQNAIKFTPEGGKIIFSFHNSSKETYITIKDTGKGIAQERLQRLFNMKFDSTEGTSQEKGTGVGLYISNENAKKIGGTLKAESEIGKGSSFTLTLPAHPNPFKEG encoded by the coding sequence TTGATCGATAAAATTAAAAATGCTTGGGACAGATTCACCACTGTCGAGCCGACGCAGGAATTGGAAACAAAGATATTCACTTCTGCGGCACTCATCATCGTGGTCTATCTCAAAGCCATGGTGGTCCTCAACCTGCTTTATGGCCAATTCCGCCTGGCATTTATCCTGTTGGCCACATCAGCTGTTGTCCTCGTGTTTTATGTGATTGGAAAATCCAAAAAGAACTTTAAATGGGGAATTAGGACGTTAGGTTTTATGGGCTACCCCATTATCGGCATCAATTTTTTCTTGAATGATGGCATAGAAGGGCCTTCCTTTTATATTTTCTTAATGGTACATGTCCTCATTTTAGCTATTTTGCCCATTAGGGCCTTTTGGCTATGGACACTGTATAATTTTCTGTTTTTTATTGGTCTCTACTATATCGACCTTTATCACCCCGCCTTGATCCCCGAAAACTATACGGGTACTGAAATGAAGCTGGTGGATCACACTATCACCTACCTTGCTTGCCTCTTGGGCATCATGATTATCATCATTGCCCTTAAATGGAACTATCAAAAACAAAAACTTAAAAACGATAAAAACAGCATAGCGCTACAAAAAGCAAACAAGGAACTGTCGGGAAATAATGACCAAAAGAACAAAATCATAGCCCTTATCTCCCACGACCTCAAAAATCCCTTGCTGTCTATCACAAAAATACTGGAACTGGTCAATGAGGGGGAGTTGACCAAAGAAGAGACCGAAGCGGTTATGAAGGAACTTTATATCATCGCTTCGAATGCCCAAAGGATGTCTGAAGAAATCCTTGACTGGGCTACTGTTGAGCTAAAAAACAACACCGCCAAATTCAAAAGGGTGAACTTCAAGGAGCACTGTGATTCCATGCTAACGATCTATACCAGCATGGCCCGTCAAAAAAGAATCGACATTGAAGTCAGCTTTAACGGCAGCCAAACCATCACCACTGACATTGACAGGCTATTATTGATCATGAGGAATTTGCTCCAAAATGCCATTAAATTCACTCCCGAAGGCGGGAAAATAATTTTTTCTTTCCATAACTCCAGTAAAGAAACCTATATCACCATCAAAGACACAGGCAAAGGAATCGCCCAAGAACGATTACAGCGGTTGTTCAATATGAAATTCGATTCGACAGAAGGTACCTCTCAGGAAAAAGGCACCGGTGTGGGGCTGTATATCAGTAATGAAAATGCCAAAAAAATTGGCGGCACCCTAAAGGCAGAGAGCGAAATAGGAAAAGGGAGCAGTTTCACCTTGACACTGCCTGCTCACCCAAACCCCTTCAAAGAAGGCTGA
- the ade gene encoding adenine deaminase produces MNTFSIKGQLVNIPEQKISPAKITVEDGKITSVIPVDNAPDHYLMPGFIDAHVHVESSMLIPSEFARLAIVHGTVATVSDPHEIANVCGKEGVDFMIENGKKTNFHFYFGAPSCVPATPFETAGGEITAADIDELLGRKEITYLAEMMNWPGVINRDPAVMEKIAIAQKHHKPVDGHAPGLKDNPAEKYISAGISTDHECFTEEEALSKLQLGMKIIIREGSAAKNFEALIDLMDDHADQLMFCSDDKHPDNLVLGHINQLAARAIAKGKNLFDVLKAACINPIAHYQMNVGQLRVGDPADFIVCKDLKDFKILETYIRGQKVAKDGVPLLPSVQSRLINNFNTSAKTPDDFLLKAQPTTLRVIEARDGQLITNELQGTTFIKEGFAEASTQEDILKFAVINRYKDAPPAIAFIKNFGLKTGAIASSVGHDSHNILAVGTDNDSIAKAVNLIIDKRGGISAVSPQEDYVLPLPIGGIMSNQDGFEVAKAYTKIDRLAKDMGSTLESPYMTLSFMALLVIPSLKLSDKGLFDGTNFQFTSPFIPKN; encoded by the coding sequence ATGAACACTTTTTCTATTAAAGGCCAGCTAGTTAATATTCCGGAACAAAAAATATCTCCTGCAAAAATCACCGTAGAAGACGGGAAAATCACCTCCGTCATCCCCGTCGACAACGCTCCCGATCACTACCTGATGCCGGGCTTTATCGATGCTCATGTGCATGTGGAATCTTCCATGCTGATACCTTCTGAATTTGCTCGATTGGCGATAGTCCATGGCACGGTCGCCACCGTTTCTGATCCACACGAAATCGCCAATGTCTGCGGAAAGGAAGGCGTGGATTTCATGATAGAAAATGGAAAGAAAACCAACTTCCACTTTTATTTCGGTGCGCCCTCTTGTGTTCCCGCCACCCCTTTCGAAACTGCCGGAGGTGAAATTACCGCGGCAGACATCGACGAACTCCTTGGCAGGAAGGAAATCACGTACCTTGCCGAAATGATGAACTGGCCAGGAGTGATCAATCGTGACCCCGCCGTCATGGAAAAAATTGCCATTGCACAAAAACACCACAAACCAGTGGATGGACATGCTCCGGGACTTAAAGACAACCCAGCCGAAAAGTACATTTCGGCAGGCATCAGTACAGACCACGAATGCTTCACCGAAGAAGAAGCACTCTCTAAGCTACAGCTTGGCATGAAAATCATCATCCGCGAAGGCAGTGCTGCCAAAAATTTTGAAGCTTTGATAGACTTGATGGATGACCATGCCGACCAATTGATGTTTTGCTCTGATGACAAACATCCCGACAACTTGGTCCTAGGCCACATCAACCAACTGGCAGCAAGAGCTATCGCAAAAGGAAAAAATTTATTCGACGTGCTAAAAGCTGCCTGCATCAACCCCATTGCCCATTATCAAATGAATGTGGGCCAACTACGAGTAGGCGACCCAGCGGATTTTATAGTTTGTAAAGACCTAAAGGACTTTAAAATCCTAGAGACCTATATTAGAGGCCAAAAAGTAGCTAAGGACGGAGTCCCCCTTCTTCCTTCCGTCCAAAGCCGCCTAATCAACAATTTCAACACCTCGGCAAAAACCCCTGACGACTTCCTACTAAAAGCCCAACCAACTACCCTACGAGTGATAGAGGCCCGAGACGGACAATTGATCACCAATGAGCTCCAAGGCACCACGTTTATAAAGGAAGGATTTGCCGAAGCAAGTACCCAAGAAGACATCTTAAAATTTGCTGTGATCAACCGCTATAAAGATGCTCCTCCAGCCATCGCATTCATCAAGAACTTTGGTTTAAAAACGGGAGCGATAGCTTCCTCTGTCGGCCATGACTCACATAACATCCTCGCAGTAGGTACCGATAATGACTCCATCGCAAAAGCGGTCAACTTGATCATAGACAAAAGAGGCGGTATATCGGCCGTATCACCGCAAGAAGACTACGTTCTCCCTCTGCCTATTGGTGGCATCATGTCAAATCAGGACGGGTTTGAAGTAGCCAAGGCCTATACCAAAATAGACCGACTGGCCAAAGACATGGGCTCCACACTGGAATCCCCGTACATGACCCTGAGTTTTATGGCTCTACTGGTCATTCCTTCTTTAAAACTAAGCGATAAAGGTCTGTTTGACGGCACCAACTTCCAATTCACCTCTCCTTTTATCCCCAAAAATTAA
- the cmk gene encoding (d)CMP kinase, whose protein sequence is MKKIVIAIDGFSGCGKSSTAKQVAKELGYTYIDSGAMYRAATLHFINKFTELTNPKDIQRTLDSLDIAFHHNEASDHQDTYLNGLNVEKKIRSMEVSEKVSEISKIKEVRQELVAQQQRIGKHKGVVMDGRDIGTVVFPEAELKVFMTADTKIRAERRQKELLERGELVELDKIIHNLQERDRIDSSRSESPLKKADDAVEIDTSLLGFEEQIYQITDLAKKKIEEN, encoded by the coding sequence ATGAAGAAAATTGTAATTGCCATTGATGGCTTTTCAGGCTGTGGCAAAAGTAGTACAGCCAAGCAGGTGGCCAAGGAACTAGGCTACACATATATTGATTCTGGAGCCATGTACCGGGCAGCTACTTTGCATTTCATCAATAAGTTCACTGAGCTGACCAACCCAAAAGATATCCAGAGGACACTGGATAGCTTGGATATCGCTTTTCATCATAATGAGGCAAGCGATCACCAAGATACCTACCTGAACGGGCTGAATGTGGAGAAGAAGATCCGCAGCATGGAAGTGTCTGAAAAAGTCAGTGAGATAAGTAAGATCAAAGAAGTCCGGCAAGAACTGGTAGCCCAACAGCAGCGTATAGGCAAACACAAGGGAGTGGTTATGGACGGCAGGGATATAGGCACGGTGGTGTTTCCCGAAGCGGAATTAAAAGTGTTTATGACCGCGGATACCAAAATCAGGGCAGAGAGAAGGCAGAAGGAATTATTGGAAAGAGGGGAGTTGGTGGAGCTGGATAAAATCATCCATAACCTCCAGGAAAGAGACAGGATAGATTCCAGTCGTTCGGAAAGCCCTCTCAAAAAAGCCGATGATGCTGTAGAAATAGACACAAGTTTATTGGGTTTTGAAGAGCAGATTTACCAAATAACAGATTTGGCCAAAAAGAAGATAGAAGAAAACTAA
- a CDS encoding 4-hydroxy-3-methylbut-2-enyl diphosphate reductase: MQVTIDKNSGYCFGVEFAIKMAEDEMESGDRLYCLGDIVHNDMEVNRLSNQGLVVIDRENLKELKDCKVLIRAHGEPPETYKLAIENNIELIDASCPVVLKLQHRVKTAFDKIEKKEGQIVIYGKKGHAEVIGLTGQTMEKAIVVMEDEDLEKIDFSRPVTLFSQTTKSTKGFYALKAKIEERMAEANQSLEEVDFTANDSICRQVSNREPQLTRFANENDVIIFVAGKKSSNGRALYQVCKGENPRSYFVENESEIAPSWFGSEDKVGICGATSTPMWLMEQVMAYINSLDQPVAQA, encoded by the coding sequence ATGCAGGTAACGATAGACAAGAATTCAGGCTACTGCTTTGGGGTGGAGTTTGCCATCAAAATGGCAGAGGATGAGATGGAAAGTGGCGACCGACTGTATTGCTTAGGAGATATCGTCCATAATGACATGGAGGTGAACAGGTTGAGCAACCAGGGGTTGGTGGTGATCGACCGTGAAAACCTCAAGGAGCTGAAGGACTGCAAAGTGCTTATTCGCGCCCATGGCGAACCACCAGAGACCTACAAACTGGCCATTGAAAACAATATTGAATTGATTGACGCATCTTGCCCCGTGGTCCTGAAGCTTCAGCACCGGGTAAAGACGGCTTTTGATAAAATAGAAAAAAAGGAGGGTCAGATCGTTATTTATGGCAAAAAAGGGCACGCAGAAGTGATCGGCCTCACCGGCCAGACCATGGAAAAGGCCATAGTGGTGATGGAGGACGAGGACCTGGAAAAGATCGATTTTAGTAGGCCTGTGACGCTTTTTAGCCAGACGACCAAGAGTACCAAAGGATTCTATGCCCTGAAGGCAAAAATCGAGGAGAGGATGGCTGAGGCAAACCAGTCGCTTGAAGAGGTTGATTTTACGGCAAATGACTCCATTTGTCGCCAAGTATCCAACCGAGAACCTCAACTGACCCGTTTTGCCAATGAAAATGATGTGATCATTTTTGTGGCAGGTAAAAAAAGCTCAAACGGACGGGCTTTGTACCAAGTATGTAAGGGAGAAAACCCACGAAGTTATTTCGTGGAAAATGAAAGTGAGATTGCTCCGTCGTGGTTTGGAAGCGAGGATAAGGTAGGTATCTGTGGAGCGACATCTACGCCCATGTGGCTTATGGAACAAGTGATGGCTTACATCAACTCCCTTGACCAGCCTGTGGCACAAGCATAA
- a CDS encoding Na(+)-translocating NADH-quinone reductase subunit A → MSKLVKLKKGFDIKLVGKAEKKIEAFQPAQTFAIKPTDFVGMQRPKVIVKEGDTVKAGTPILFDKKLESVLYAAPFSGEVVEIKRGEKRKLLEIKIMADKEISYEEFDKFSETDLKSLTKEQATAALLKGGVWPQIIQRPYGIVANPEDDPKAIFISGFDSHPLAPDYGVLLKGQEKYFQAGLNILKKLTSGKVHLNLDQDSEVSPVYAGAQGVEVNKFSGPHPAGNVGVQIHHISPINKGELAWTVNPYGVVQMGKLFIDGVYDASKVVAITGSEAKKAVYTKTYQGACVDKWVVDNTKSDHVRVVSGNVLTGEKINHDGYLGYYDHQITLLPEGDYFEFMGWAKPTSTKLSFHRALGLLSFLSPNKEFALDTNARGEARAFVQTGVFEQVTPMDIFPVYLIKAIMAEDFDEMEELGIYEIIEEDLALCEFVDVSKHPVQDIVRKGIELIQYS, encoded by the coding sequence ATGTCAAAACTAGTTAAGCTTAAGAAGGGATTTGATATTAAGCTGGTGGGAAAGGCAGAAAAGAAAATCGAAGCATTCCAGCCGGCTCAGACCTTCGCGATTAAGCCTACAGACTTTGTAGGTATGCAGCGTCCAAAAGTTATTGTCAAGGAAGGAGATACTGTGAAAGCAGGTACTCCGATTCTTTTTGACAAAAAACTCGAATCCGTTCTATATGCAGCTCCCTTTTCAGGAGAGGTGGTAGAGATAAAAAGGGGGGAGAAAAGAAAACTATTAGAGATCAAGATCATGGCTGATAAGGAAATCAGTTATGAGGAGTTTGACAAGTTTTCTGAAACCGATCTTAAATCTCTCACCAAAGAACAAGCTACTGCGGCACTTCTCAAAGGCGGTGTTTGGCCGCAAATTATCCAACGTCCATACGGCATCGTGGCCAATCCAGAGGATGATCCCAAAGCGATCTTCATCTCCGGCTTCGACTCCCATCCATTGGCGCCAGATTATGGTGTTTTGCTGAAAGGGCAGGAAAAATACTTCCAAGCAGGCCTGAATATTCTCAAGAAACTGACTTCCGGTAAGGTCCACCTAAACTTGGATCAGGACTCAGAAGTATCTCCAGTATATGCAGGAGCCCAAGGCGTGGAGGTGAATAAGTTTTCAGGCCCACACCCAGCAGGTAATGTAGGTGTTCAGATCCATCATATCTCACCTATCAACAAAGGAGAGTTAGCTTGGACGGTGAATCCGTATGGCGTGGTACAAATGGGTAAATTGTTCATTGATGGTGTTTATGATGCTTCTAAGGTGGTGGCCATTACAGGGTCTGAAGCCAAAAAAGCCGTCTATACCAAGACCTACCAAGGAGCTTGTGTGGATAAGTGGGTAGTGGACAATACCAAATCCGATCACGTAAGGGTAGTTTCTGGAAATGTGCTGACTGGTGAAAAAATCAATCATGATGGGTATTTGGGGTATTATGACCACCAGATCACCTTGCTCCCCGAAGGAGACTACTTTGAGTTTATGGGCTGGGCCAAGCCTACCAGTACTAAACTGAGCTTCCATCGTGCATTGGGGCTATTGTCTTTCCTTTCTCCCAACAAAGAATTTGCGTTGGATACCAATGCCAGAGGAGAAGCACGGGCATTTGTTCAGACTGGTGTATTTGAGCAGGTCACACCAATGGATATTTTTCCAGTTTATCTCATAAAAGCCATTATGGCGGAAGATTTTGATGAAATGGAGGAACTGGGGATTTATGAAATAATCGAGGAAGATTTGGCACTTTGTGAGTTTGTCGACGTGTCCAAACACCCTGTTCAAGACATTGTCAGAAAAGGAATAGAACTAATTCAATATAGTTAA
- a CDS encoding NADH:ubiquinone reductase (Na(+)-transporting) subunit B, with translation MKFLRDLLDKQKPLFQKGGKFENLYYLYEAGETFMFSPNHTTGIKGTQVKDAIDLKRMMITVVVALLPCLLFGIYNVGEQHYLAVGEAVGFGEKFLLGLKLVLPIVIVAYAAGGIAEAVFAVIRKHPINEGFLVTGMLIPLVVPASMPLWQVALATIFAVVIAKEVFGGTGMNILNVAMTARAFLYFAYPAQISGDQVWTYLGEKTAVDGFSGATALSIAYSAGQSGESVTSALASHNSAIGDQLYSFANMFFGFIPGSIGETSALMCLIGALILIATGVGSWKIIVSGFAGTYIMGLIMNIFAANEFMAMPAHYHLVMGGVAFGIVFMATDPVSAAQTERGKWLYGLLIGFLTVIIRVTNPAYPEGIMLAVLLMNVFAPLIDYYVVKANKKRRLQRATV, from the coding sequence ATGAAGTTTCTACGTGATCTGTTAGATAAACAGAAGCCGCTCTTTCAAAAGGGAGGTAAATTTGAGAATTTATATTACTTGTATGAGGCAGGAGAGACGTTTATGTTTTCTCCAAACCATACAACGGGTATAAAGGGTACTCAGGTAAAAGATGCCATTGATCTGAAGCGTATGATGATCACCGTGGTAGTAGCGCTTTTGCCTTGTCTGCTGTTTGGTATTTATAATGTGGGCGAGCAGCACTACCTTGCGGTAGGAGAAGCAGTTGGCTTTGGCGAAAAATTCCTTCTGGGCTTGAAATTGGTGCTGCCAATTGTTATAGTAGCTTATGCCGCAGGGGGAATTGCGGAGGCCGTCTTTGCCGTGATCCGGAAACACCCCATCAATGAGGGTTTTTTGGTTACGGGGATGTTGATCCCGCTAGTGGTACCCGCAAGTATGCCGCTTTGGCAAGTAGCATTGGCAACGATCTTTGCCGTAGTGATTGCCAAGGAAGTATTTGGTGGTACCGGGATGAATATTCTGAACGTGGCCATGACGGCAAGGGCCTTCTTGTACTTTGCTTACCCTGCACAGATATCAGGTGATCAAGTATGGACTTACCTAGGTGAGAAGACAGCTGTAGATGGATTTTCAGGAGCAACTGCACTATCTATTGCCTATAGCGCAGGTCAAAGTGGCGAATCCGTTACGAGTGCACTAGCTTCTCATAATTCGGCCATTGGTGATCAGCTGTACAGCTTTGCCAATATGTTCTTCGGTTTTATCCCAGGATCTATCGGTGAGACATCTGCCTTGATGTGCCTGATCGGCGCGTTGATCCTGATTGCCACAGGCGTAGGAAGCTGGAAAATCATTGTAAGTGGTTTTGCAGGTACTTATATCATGGGATTGATCATGAATATCTTTGCTGCCAATGAATTTATGGCCATGCCGGCGCACTATCACTTGGTAATGGGCGGAGTAGCTTTTGGCATCGTATTTATGGCGACTGATCCAGTTTCTGCCGCACAGACAGAAAGAGGAAAGTGGCTTTATGGTCTGCTTATTGGTTTCTTGACCGTAATCATTCGGGTGACCAACCCCGCATATCCAGAGGGCATTATGTTGGCAGTTCTATTAATGAACGTCTTTGCTCCACTTATCGATTATTATGTTGTGAAAGCAAACAAGAAAAGGAGGTTACAACGTGCAACAGTCTAA
- the nqrC gene encoding NADH:ubiquinone reductase (Na(+)-transporting) subunit C, translating to MQQSNTYIITFSVILTVVLGFLLSGTSQLLGPIQKEAVALDNKKQILGAVMDAEKIAAMKPKEVNEYYENTISSKVVNIKGEEVTEQEGAEVTAETVDVAKNYKKPAEERLFPVYIYHEEGSEDKVVAYILPLYGAGLWDAIWGYLALQTDLNTIEGVTFSHAGETPGLGARITSGDVQQRYHGKEIFGEGGELQAVSMQKGEGKDYSSEPHKVDGMSGATITGDGVNKMLKNYLGYYQSYLDKVKGNS from the coding sequence GTGCAACAGTCTAATACATATATCATTACATTCTCGGTAATTCTTACCGTAGTGCTCGGTTTTTTACTTTCTGGTACTTCCCAGCTGTTGGGGCCTATCCAGAAGGAAGCCGTTGCGCTGGATAATAAGAAGCAGATCTTAGGTGCTGTAATGGATGCTGAAAAAATTGCGGCCATGAAGCCTAAAGAGGTCAATGAATACTATGAAAATACCATTTCTTCAAAAGTGGTAAACATCAAAGGAGAAGAGGTGACCGAACAGGAAGGAGCCGAGGTGACTGCGGAAACTGTTGACGTGGCCAAAAACTACAAAAAACCTGCAGAAGAGCGACTTTTTCCTGTGTATATTTATCATGAAGAAGGCAGTGAAGATAAAGTAGTCGCTTATATCCTACCGCTTTATGGAGCAGGGCTATGGGATGCTATCTGGGGATACTTGGCATTACAGACTGACTTGAACACTATCGAAGGGGTGACATTTAGCCACGCTGGTGAAACTCCAGGACTTGGTGCTAGAATAACTTCAGGAGATGTACAACAACGGTATCACGGAAAAGAAATTTTCGGTGAAGGAGGAGAGTTACAAGCAGTAAGCATGCAAAAAGGTGAAGGTAAGGACTATTCATCAGAGCCACATAAGGTGGATGGCATGTCCGGAGCTACCATTACCGGTGATGGAGTAAACAAAATGCTAAAGAACTATTTGGGATATTACCAATCATACCTAGATAAGGTAAAAGGTAATTCCTAA
- a CDS encoding NADH:ubiquinone reductase (Na(+)-transporting) subunit D encodes MSTETAEKTEIKKPAEALLSKRRKKLISDPLVDDNPITIQVLGICSALAVTTQMKPTLVMALSVIFVIVMSNLTISIMRNTIPTRVRIIVQLAVVATLVTLVNEILKAFAYDMYKELSVFVGLIITNCIVMGRLEAFALGNKPYDSVLDGFGSALGYSWIILTVAFFRELWGSGSVFGIPIFDTVSSWFGEDFSLATNGLMVSPVGAFIILGLIIWVQRTKTGYVEH; translated from the coding sequence ATGAGTACAGAAACAGCAGAAAAGACAGAAATCAAAAAGCCCGCCGAGGCGCTTCTGTCTAAGCGACGAAAAAAATTGATATCTGATCCGTTGGTAGATGATAATCCGATTACCATACAGGTATTGGGGATTTGTTCTGCACTGGCGGTGACCACACAGATGAAGCCTACTTTGGTAATGGCACTTTCTGTAATTTTCGTGATTGTGATGTCAAACTTGACCATCTCTATCATGAGGAATACCATCCCTACCCGTGTTAGGATCATCGTGCAATTGGCTGTAGTGGCCACTTTGGTAACCTTGGTGAATGAGATCCTGAAAGCATTTGCCTACGATATGTACAAGGAGTTGTCCGTATTTGTAGGGTTGATCATTACCAACTGTATTGTAATGGGGCGCCTTGAAGCATTTGCCCTGGGCAATAAACCTTATGACTCCGTGTTGGATGGATTTGGGAGTGCCTTGGGGTATTCTTGGATTATACTTACGGTAGCTTTCTTTAGGGAATTATGGGGGTCAGGTTCAGTATTCGGTATCCCTATTTTTGATACCGTTTCTTCTTGGTTCGGAGAGGATTTCTCTTTAGCTACCAATGGTTTGATGGTGAGCCCAGTAGGGGCCTTTATCATCCTTGGGTTGATTATCTGGGTACAGCGTACCAAGACAGGATATGTAGAACATTAA
- the nqrE gene encoding NADH:ubiquinone reductase (Na(+)-transporting) subunit E, translating into MELFSLGIRSIFIDNMVFAYFLGMCSFLAVSKKVSTALGLGAAVIFVLTITVPLNWLLNEFVLKEGALSFLGESFATIDLTFLRFIMFIAIIAAMVQLVEMVVEKFAPALYGALGIFLPLIAVNCAILGGSLFMAQRDYTLAEAGVYGFGSGTGFFLAIVALAAIREKLKYSNVPNGLKGLGITMLITGLMGIAFMSFMGIDL; encoded by the coding sequence ATGGAATTATTTAGCTTAGGAATCCGGTCAATATTTATTGACAATATGGTGTTTGCTTACTTTTTGGGAATGTGCTCATTCTTGGCCGTTTCGAAAAAGGTAAGTACAGCCTTAGGTCTTGGTGCAGCCGTCATCTTTGTATTGACGATTACAGTGCCCTTGAACTGGCTTTTGAATGAATTTGTACTGAAAGAAGGAGCTTTGTCCTTCCTTGGTGAATCCTTCGCCACTATAGACCTTACCTTTTTGAGGTTTATTATGTTCATCGCCATTATTGCTGCGATGGTACAGTTGGTGGAAATGGTCGTAGAGAAGTTTGCTCCGGCATTGTACGGTGCTTTAGGGATTTTCCTTCCACTTATCGCCGTGAACTGTGCGATTCTTGGTGGCTCTCTTTTCATGGCACAGAGAGATTATACCTTGGCTGAAGCTGGGGTATATGGTTTCGGATCTGGTACAGGGTTTTTCCTGGCTATTGTAGCACTGGCAGCAATACGTGAAAAATTGAAATACTCTAATGTACCAAATGGCCTTAAGGGCTTAGGTATTACGATGTTGATTACTGGACTGATGGGAATTGCCTTTATGTCATTTATGGGCATTGACCTGTAA